A single region of the Bacteroidota bacterium genome encodes:
- a CDS encoding sigma-70 family RNA polymerase sigma factor, with translation MITKTYIQNDEELVILYQSTKNNLVLGELFKRHSLMCYAVCYKYLKDEDKAHDATMSVFEKLFIDLQNHQINNFKSWLHTVCKNYCLIQLRKPNVLVSIDQQEEENESFFMQLSNIMNHTDDKHEKEEKLVALEAGILTLKDKQRECIELFYLKQKSYTEIAEQTGYTVNEVKSYIQNGKRNLKILLEEKGITLGLALLIWVLPRA, from the coding sequence TTGATAACTAAAACATACATACAAAACGATGAAGAATTGGTAATACTGTACCAAAGCACCAAAAACAATCTGGTACTTGGCGAGTTGTTTAAACGCCACTCTTTAATGTGTTATGCAGTATGTTATAAATATTTAAAAGATGAAGACAAGGCTCACGATGCCACCATGAGTGTTTTCGAAAAATTGTTTATTGATTTACAAAACCACCAGATAAATAACTTTAAGAGTTGGCTGCATACGGTGTGTAAAAACTACTGCCTGATTCAACTGCGTAAGCCCAATGTTTTAGTAAGTATTGACCAACAGGAAGAAGAAAATGAAAGTTTTTTTATGCAATTGTCAAACATTATGAATCATACTGATGACAAGCATGAAAAGGAAGAAAAATTAGTGGCTTTAGAAGCAGGCATTTTAACACTCAAGGATAAACAACGGGAATGCATTGAACTATTTTACTTAAAACAAAAAAGCTATACTGAAATAGCAGAGCAAACCGGCTATACCGTTAATGAAGTAAAAAGCTATATACAAAATGGCAAACGCAATTTGAAAATACTATTGGAGGAAAAAGGAATAACACTAGGTTTAGCATTATTAATATGGGTACTACCACGTGCATAA